One Salvelinus fontinalis isolate EN_2023a chromosome 27, ASM2944872v1, whole genome shotgun sequence genomic region harbors:
- the LOC129825688 gene encoding leucine-rich repeat-containing protein 74A-like codes for MSQSEGDVLTLPAPENKEEETVGLDKVLDGLGQEESPDSTPAEQPDSGDEWDTDLEADEQDRRDRLVSPTELYLVACRLTAVIPCSYVLRQLASTTLDLNQQGTLDLNHHGLGPLGAKALAITLLSDVQISNLELKDNYLLAEGTGYLMEMFKENFTIQSLNLSNNHLQSAGSKHICKMLLDNVSIKSINLSGNGFIDADAKRLADALANNYMLKDLNLSHNQFCDTGGEHLGQMLANNEGLEMLDLSWNHLRMSGAVTLCAGLKVNVTLKQLDLSWNGFGSAGAQALGEALRHNYTLVHLDLSNNRVSDEGTALLCNGLAANDSLRVLRLAHNPLTQMGALTLLNSVRYNPKSALEEINISTVLVNEAFVELLEAVCQNRSGLEVQYQGVTGSITRTKKPSIALNIIQDFLAERKEGLVELFQSLDKEGTMSVDNKEFRKAVQQANIPLDQHQLEWLIQDFDKDCTGRVNYRCVRQGKLQVCQAG; via the exons atgtctcagagcgaGGGGGACGTGCTGACTCTACCAGCCCCAGAGAACAAGGAGGAGGAGACGGTGGGGTTGGACAAGGTTTTGGATGGTCTGGGCCAGGAGGAGAGCCCAGACTCAACCCCAGCAGAGCAGCCTGACAGCGGGGACGAGTGGGACACAGACTTGGAGGCTGATG agcaggacaggagagacaggctGGTCTCCCCTACAGAGCTCTACCTGGTGGCCTGTCGTCTGACGGCTGTGATCCCCTGCTCCTACGTCCTCCGTCAGCTAGCCTCCACCACCCTGGACCTCAACCAGCAGGGCACCCTGGATCTCAACCATCATGGCCTGGGACCGCTGGGGGCTAAAGCCCTGGCCATCACCCTCCTG AGTGACGTGCAGATCAGTAACCTGGAGCTGAAGGACAACTACCTTCTGGCTGAGGGGACTGGCTACCTCATGGAGATGTTCAAGGAGAACTTTACTATTCAGAGTCTA AACCTCTCCAACAACCACCTCCAGTCCGCAGGGTCTAAGCACATCTGTAAAATGCTGTTAGACAATGTCTCCATCAAATCCATCAACCTATCAG GAAATGGGTTCATCGACGCTGATGCCAAAAGGTTGGCTGACGCTCTGGCA AACAACTACATGCTGAAAGACCTGAACCTGAGTCACAACCAGTTCTGTGACACGGGAGGAGAACACCTGGGACAGATGCTAG CCAATAACGAGGGCCTGGAGATGCTGGACCTGAGCTGGAACCATTTGAGGATGAGTGGAGCCGTGACACTGTGTGCTGGACTTAAG gtgaATGTAACCCTGAAGCAGTTGGACCTGTCCTGGAACGGGTTCGGCAGTGCCGGTGCGCAGGCTCTGGGGGAGGCCCTACGTCACAACTACACACTGGTGCATCTGGACCTCAGCAACAACCGGGTCTCAGACGAGGGCACCGCTCTGCTCTGTAACGGCCTGGCAGCTAACGACAGCCTCAGGGTCCTCAGG CTGGCCCATAACCCTTTAACACAGATGGGAGCTCTGACTCTACTCAACAGCGTCAGATACAACCCCAAGTCAGCCCTGGAAGAGATTAACATCTCA ACGGTGCTGGTAAACGAGGCATTTGTGGAGCTGCTGGAGGCAGTGTGTCAGAACCGTTCAGGTCTGGAGGTCCAGTACCAGGGGGTTACGGGCTCTATCACCAGGACCAAAAAACCCTCCATCGCACTCAACATCATACAG GACTTCCTTGCAGAGCGAAAGGAGGGCCTGGTAGAGTTGTTCCAGAGTTTGGATAAAGAGGGAACCATGTCTGTGGACAATAAGGAGTTCAGGAAGGCTGTGCAG CAAGCTAACATACCCCTGGATCAACATCAGCTGGAGTGGCTGATCCAGGACTTCGACAAGGACTGTACAGGCAGGGTAAACTACAGGTGTGTCAGGCAGGGTAAACTACAGGTGTGTCAGGCAGGgtaa